One genomic region from Bacillus aquiflavi encodes:
- the tatC gene encoding twin-arginine translocase subunit TatC translates to MSQRDMTVFEHIHELRKRLVLVVVFFVIAVIISFFLAEPLIVYLQEADEAKELTMNAFRLTDPIKIYMQFAFITAFVLTLPLILYQLWAFISPGLYERERKVTLSYIPISVILFLSGLAFSYFILFPFVVEFMKRIADRLDINQVIGINEYFQFLFQLTIPFGLLFQLPVVIMFLTRLSIVTPMFLSKIRKYAYFVLLVIAAFITPPELLSHLMVTIPLFILYEISILISRFSYRKVKEAERLYEQQLKE, encoded by the coding sequence ATGAGTCAAAGAGATATGACCGTTTTTGAACACATACATGAATTAAGAAAACGACTTGTACTCGTAGTCGTTTTCTTCGTCATTGCTGTTATCATTAGCTTTTTCTTAGCGGAGCCTCTCATTGTATATTTACAAGAGGCAGATGAAGCAAAAGAACTGACAATGAACGCTTTTCGACTTACAGACCCGATAAAAATTTATATGCAATTTGCTTTTATCACTGCATTTGTTTTGACGCTGCCCCTTATTTTATACCAGCTTTGGGCATTTATTAGTCCGGGTCTGTATGAGAGGGAACGGAAAGTAACGCTTAGCTACATCCCAATTTCCGTAATATTATTTTTGAGCGGACTAGCTTTTTCATATTTTATTCTTTTTCCGTTTGTTGTAGAATTTATGAAACGAATTGCTGATCGTTTAGATATTAACCAAGTAATTGGGATTAATGAATATTTTCAATTTTTATTTCAATTAACAATTCCGTTCGGGCTGTTATTTCAGCTGCCAGTTGTAATTATGTTTTTAACAAGACTGAGTATCGTAACACCAATGTTTCTTTCAAAAATACGCAAATATGCTTACTTTGTGTTATTAGTCATTGCAGCTTTTATAACGCCACCAGAGCTGTTGTCTCATTTGATGGTAACGATTCCATTATTTATATTATATGAAATTAGTATTCTGATCTCTCGCTTCTCTTATAGGAAAGTGAAAGAGGCAGAAAGATTATATGAACAACAGTTAAAAGAATAA
- a CDS encoding ABC-F family ATP-binding cassette domain-containing protein codes for MILLQINQVSKYFGADLILSNIKLEIQSKDKIALVGRNGSGKSTLLKIIAGQLSYDSGEIIKPKNVTIGYLAQNTGLESTRSILDEMLSVFEPLIQIEQELRLLENKMTHLDKSSEYEQVLKEYDLLQVQFKERGGYQYEADIRSVLHGLNFGKFDYSTKVSSLSGGQKTRLALGKLLLTKPHILILDEPTNHLDIGTLSWLENYLQNYDGAILIVSHDRYFLDKIVNQVYEISRKHITKYNGNYSSYLVQKAEIYEQELKQYEKQQVEISKLKDFIQRNIVRASTTKRAQSRRKQLERIDVLDRPLGDEKSASFRFEIEKQSGNEVLKLTELAVGYNGKKITENIEVRITRGESISLVGPNGIGKSTLLKTIVNKIPSLAGHIQIGSNVKIGYYDQELADLTSNKLVLNEIWDNYPIKTEKEIRTVLGNFLFSGDDVLKTVSTLSGGERARLALAKLMMEKANFLILDEPTNHLDLESKEVLENALLEYPGTILFVSHDRYFINRIATKVIELHNDKAIEYIGDYDYYLEKKQQQLEIKALEAEQEFSSKQQLIQPKSSFEQQKEIKRLERQRKRRIEELEIVIESLEETIQKNEQLLCDPDIYHDHEKVAKINKEK; via the coding sequence ATGATATTATTACAAATAAATCAAGTAAGCAAATATTTTGGCGCTGATCTTATTTTATCGAATATAAAGTTAGAAATACAATCTAAAGATAAAATTGCTCTAGTTGGCAGAAATGGCTCAGGAAAATCTACTCTTTTAAAAATAATAGCTGGACAACTTTCATACGATAGCGGGGAAATCATAAAACCTAAAAATGTAACGATCGGTTATTTAGCCCAAAACACAGGGCTAGAATCGACACGCTCAATTTTGGATGAAATGCTTTCGGTTTTTGAACCATTAATCCAAATAGAACAAGAGCTTCGCCTTTTAGAAAATAAAATGACCCATTTAGACAAATCATCCGAATATGAACAAGTTTTAAAAGAATATGATCTATTGCAAGTTCAATTTAAAGAGCGAGGCGGATATCAATACGAAGCCGATATTCGTTCAGTTCTTCATGGACTTAACTTTGGGAAATTTGACTATTCTACAAAAGTATCGAGCTTAAGCGGAGGACAAAAAACACGGCTTGCCCTTGGGAAGCTTCTTTTAACAAAACCTCATATTCTTATTTTAGACGAACCGACGAATCATCTTGATATTGGAACATTATCATGGCTTGAAAATTATTTACAAAATTACGATGGTGCCATTTTAATTGTTTCTCATGACCGATATTTTCTCGATAAAATTGTGAATCAAGTTTATGAAATTTCTCGTAAACATATAACAAAATACAATGGCAATTATAGTTCTTATTTAGTTCAAAAAGCTGAAATTTATGAACAGGAATTAAAGCAATACGAGAAACAGCAAGTGGAAATTTCAAAATTAAAGGATTTTATTCAACGCAACATTGTCCGTGCTTCCACTACGAAGCGGGCACAGAGCCGCCGCAAGCAGTTAGAACGAATTGATGTACTTGATCGTCCGCTAGGCGATGAAAAATCAGCCTCTTTCAGGTTTGAAATTGAAAAACAAAGTGGAAACGAAGTCTTAAAACTAACGGAATTAGCAGTTGGCTACAACGGAAAAAAGATTACTGAAAATATTGAGGTGCGAATTACACGCGGAGAAAGTATTTCATTAGTTGGTCCAAACGGTATTGGCAAATCAACATTATTAAAAACGATAGTCAATAAAATTCCCTCACTTGCAGGTCACATTCAAATAGGTTCAAATGTAAAAATCGGTTATTACGACCAAGAATTAGCTGATTTAACGTCTAATAAACTTGTGTTAAATGAAATATGGGATAATTATCCAATAAAAACAGAAAAGGAGATTCGAACAGTGTTAGGTAATTTCCTCTTTTCTGGTGATGATGTTTTAAAAACCGTTTCCACTTTAAGCGGTGGGGAAAGAGCGAGGCTTGCCTTAGCTAAGCTCATGATGGAAAAGGCAAACTTTCTTATTTTAGACGAGCCGACAAACCATCTCGACTTAGAAAGTAAAGAAGTGTTAGAAAATGCCTTGCTTGAATATCCTGGAACGATTTTATTCGTTTCCCACGATCGTTATTTTATCAATCGGATTGCAACGAAAGTGATTGAATTACACAACGATAAAGCGATTGAATATATTGGAGATTATGATTATTACTTGGAAAAAAAGCAACAGCAACTAGAAATAAAAGCATTAGAAGCGGAGCAAGAATTTTCTTCAAAACAGCAACTGATACAGCCAAAGTCTTCTTTTGAACAACAAAAAGAAATAAAACGGCTTGAAAGACAACGAAAAAGACGGATAGAAGAGTTAGAGATCGTCATTGAATCCTTAGAGGAAACAATTCAAAAAAATGAACAATTATTATGTGATCCTGACATTTATCATGATCATGAAAAAGTAGCTAAGATTAACAAAGAAAAGTAA
- a CDS encoding CPBP family intramembrane glutamic endopeptidase, with product MKKEYWYILIIYIFMQLSSIFGAPLFTAIAAFYKKDSNASQLKMIGLSSWVVFSFTITLLIVLFILRKEIKYPQYERNATSTGVSIAWAFGGVFLAMFAQAVAVAIELKLGIETGSQNTEDIVSAVEYFPLMIVVVTILGPILEEIVFRKIIFGSLQKRFNFFISAFISSIIFALAHVDFSHIIIYTAMGFTFSFLYVKTKRIIVPMFAHIAMNTLVLVVQFLASNELENYIK from the coding sequence TTGAAAAAGGAGTATTGGTATATTTTAATTATTTATATCTTCATGCAGCTCTCGAGTATTTTCGGGGCTCCGCTGTTTACAGCGATTGCAGCTTTCTATAAAAAAGACAGTAATGCCTCACAATTAAAAATGATTGGTTTATCATCCTGGGTTGTGTTTAGTTTTACGATCACACTGCTTATCGTTCTCTTTATTTTGCGAAAAGAAATCAAATATCCTCAATATGAACGGAATGCAACTTCTACTGGAGTCTCGATTGCATGGGCATTTGGCGGCGTATTTTTAGCCATGTTTGCTCAAGCTGTCGCTGTAGCGATCGAATTGAAACTTGGAATTGAAACAGGCTCACAAAATACGGAAGATATTGTTTCAGCAGTTGAGTATTTCCCATTAATGATTGTTGTTGTTACTATTTTAGGGCCTATATTAGAAGAAATTGTTTTTCGCAAAATTATTTTTGGTTCGTTGCAGAAACGGTTTAACTTTTTTATTTCAGCTTTTATTAGCTCAATCATATTTGCTTTAGCTCATGTTGACTTTAGCCATATTATTATTTATACAGCAATGGGCTTTACATTTTCCTTTTTATATGTAAAAACAAAACGTATTATCGTCCCAATGTTTGCCCATATTGCGATGAATACACTCGTACTAGTTGTTCAATTTCTTGCGAGTAATGAATTGGAAAACTATATTAAATAA
- the tsaB gene encoding tRNA (adenosine(37)-N6)-threonylcarbamoyltransferase complex dimerization subunit type 1 TsaB produces the protein MKVLAIDTTNYVLGIAIVDEVKVIGEYITNLKKNHSVRAMPAIDMLMRECDVVPSDLHKIVVAKGPGSYTGVRIGVTIAKTLAWTLNIPLVGVSSLEILAASSGRYFNGYVSPLFDARRGQIYTGLYRYDKGELTPALKDIIVLSELWAEQLKGYCEPILFVGNDLHLHRQAFKKTLTKQAVFAAVTEHNPRPGELAFLGMNKESEEVHTFTPNYVRMAEAEVKWLKKNRANN, from the coding sequence ATGAAAGTTTTAGCGATTGATACGACTAACTATGTGTTAGGTATTGCAATAGTAGACGAGGTAAAGGTGATCGGAGAGTATATAACGAACTTAAAGAAAAACCACTCTGTTAGAGCAATGCCAGCTATTGACATGCTCATGAGAGAGTGTGATGTTGTACCTTCTGATCTTCATAAAATTGTTGTCGCAAAAGGTCCGGGATCTTATACGGGGGTCAGGATCGGCGTAACCATTGCAAAGACGTTGGCCTGGACTTTAAATATTCCACTTGTCGGAGTTTCTAGTTTGGAAATATTAGCAGCAAGTTCAGGTCGCTATTTTAATGGTTATGTTTCACCATTATTTGATGCTAGAAGAGGTCAAATTTATACCGGACTATATCGTTATGATAAAGGAGAGCTAACCCCTGCTTTAAAAGATATAATTGTTCTTTCTGAATTGTGGGCAGAACAATTAAAGGGCTATTGTGAGCCGATTTTATTTGTCGGCAATGATCTTCATCTGCATCGACAAGCATTTAAAAAAACATTAACAAAACAAGCTGTGTTTGCAGCTGTTACGGAACATAATCCGCGTCCAGGAGAATTAGCCTTTCTTGGGATGAATAAGGAAAGCGAAGAGGTTCATACATTTACTCCAAATTATGTTCGCATGGCCGAAGCTGAAGTAAAATGGTTAAAAAAGAACCGGGCCAACAATTAA
- a CDS encoding redox-sensing transcriptional repressor Rex, whose protein sequence is MQNETNKIPQATAKRLPLYYRFIQNLHASGKQRVSSAELSEAVKVDSATIRRDFSYFGALGKKGYGYNVHYLLSFFRKTLDQDELTKVALIGVGNLGTAFLNYNFLKNNNTKISIAFDIDHHKIGTLIGDVPVYHLDDLEERISNDHISVAILTVPAPAAQTITDRLVQANVKGILNFTPARLTVPPSLRVHHIDLAVELQSLVYFLKHYPNHEENISGKDILDLNE, encoded by the coding sequence ATGCAAAATGAAACAAATAAAATTCCGCAAGCAACAGCAAAAAGGTTGCCATTATATTATCGATTCATACAAAATTTACACGCTTCAGGAAAACAAAGAGTTTCATCGGCAGAATTAAGTGAAGCAGTAAAAGTAGATTCAGCGACAATTCGCAGAGATTTTTCTTATTTCGGCGCCTTAGGTAAAAAAGGATACGGCTATAATGTTCATTATTTATTATCATTTTTTCGTAAAACGTTAGATCAGGACGAGCTTACAAAGGTAGCTTTAATCGGTGTCGGAAATTTAGGAACGGCCTTTTTAAATTATAATTTTCTTAAAAATAATAATACTAAAATCTCGATTGCTTTTGATATAGACCATCATAAAATTGGAACTTTAATTGGAGATGTTCCTGTTTATCATTTGGACGATTTAGAAGAACGGATTAGTAATGATCATATTTCGGTTGCGATTTTAACCGTCCCAGCTCCAGCTGCACAAACGATTACAGATCGATTAGTACAAGCGAATGTGAAAGGAATTTTAAATTTTACTCCTGCTCGATTAACTGTCCCTCCGTCTCTTCGAGTTCACCATATTGATTTGGCTGTAGAGCTTCAATCACTCGTTTATTTTTTAAAGCATTATCCTAATCATGAAGAAAATATTTCCGGAAAGGATATACTAGATTTAAACGAATAG
- the groES gene encoding co-chaperone GroES — protein sequence MLKPLGDRVVIELVETEEKTASGIVLPDTAKEKPQEGKIVAVGTGRVLENGERVLPEVSEGDRIIFSKYAGTEVKYEGAEYLILRESDILAVIS from the coding sequence TTGTTAAAACCACTAGGTGATCGCGTTGTGATTGAGCTAGTTGAAACTGAGGAAAAAACTGCAAGCGGTATTGTATTACCAGATACTGCAAAAGAAAAACCTCAAGAAGGTAAAATTGTAGCTGTTGGAACAGGTCGTGTACTTGAAAATGGAGAGCGTGTTCTTCCTGAAGTTTCCGAGGGCGATCGCATTATCTTCTCAAAATACGCTGGTACTGAGGTAAAATACGAAGGTGCAGAGTACTTAATTTTGCGTGAAAGTGACATCCTTGCTGTAATTAGCTAA
- the tsaE gene encoding tRNA (adenosine(37)-N6)-threonylcarbamoyltransferase complex ATPase subunit type 1 TsaE: protein MKEYEKKFYTSEETMKFAEKFAQHLKPGDVIALEGDLGAGKTTFTKGLALGLGVKRTVNSPTFTIIKEYKGRLPLYHMDVYRVEDSYEDLGFAEYFEGEGITVIEWAHLIDEQLPGELLTIFIYHGTAGERRLVFVPKGERYELLCKEIFS from the coding sequence ATGAAAGAATATGAGAAAAAGTTTTATACTTCAGAAGAAACGATGAAATTTGCCGAGAAGTTTGCACAGCATCTTAAGCCAGGTGATGTGATTGCACTTGAAGGTGATTTAGGGGCTGGAAAAACAACCTTTACTAAGGGCTTGGCTCTAGGACTAGGGGTTAAACGGACAGTAAATAGCCCTACTTTTACTATTATTAAAGAATATAAAGGGAGACTGCCCTTATATCATATGGATGTATATAGGGTTGAAGATTCTTATGAGGATCTTGGATTTGCTGAATATTTTGAAGGTGAAGGTATAACAGTCATTGAGTGGGCCCATTTAATTGATGAACAGCTTCCTGGGGAGCTGTTAACCATTTTTATTTATCACGGTACAGCTGGTGAACGGAGATTAGTATTTGTTCCAAAAGGAGAACGGTATGAGTTATTATGTAAGGAGATTTTTTCATGA
- the tatA gene encoding twin-arginine translocase TatA/TatE family subunit produces the protein MMNIGMGSLILILVIALIIFGPKKLPELGKAAGNTLREFKNATKGLADDDDDDKQQKKTDVK, from the coding sequence ATGATGAATATAGGAATGGGAAGCCTCATATTAATTTTAGTTATAGCTTTAATCATCTTTGGTCCAAAAAAGCTTCCAGAGCTTGGAAAAGCAGCTGGAAATACACTTCGTGAGTTTAAAAATGCGACAAAAGGCTTAGCAGACGATGACGATGATGATAAACAACAGAAAAAGACTGATGTTAAGTAA
- a CDS encoding YdiK family protein, with amino-acid sequence MRASPLFTGFVYIFLGILFTFFAIQNVNQQGWGFFSYLLVLLATIDFGAGIRMTAFHFITKKKKNKSD; translated from the coding sequence ATGAGAGCGTCACCGCTATTTACTGGATTCGTCTATATTTTCCTTGGAATATTATTTACCTTCTTTGCTATTCAAAATGTAAACCAACAAGGATGGGGCTTTTTCTCTTACTTACTTGTCCTCCTTGCAACAATTGATTTTGGGGCAGGCATTAGAATGACCGCTTTTCATTTTATAACGAAGAAGAAAAAAAATAAGTCAGACTAA
- the groL gene encoding chaperonin GroEL (60 kDa chaperone family; promotes refolding of misfolded polypeptides especially under stressful conditions; forms two stacked rings of heptamers to form a barrel-shaped 14mer; ends can be capped by GroES; misfolded proteins enter the barrel where they are refolded when GroES binds), with the protein MAKDILFSEEARRAMLRGVDSLANAVKVTLGPKGRNVVLEKKFGSPLITNDGVTIAKEIELEDAFENMGAKLVAEVASKTNDVAGDGTTTATVLAQAMIREGLKNVTAGANPMGVRKGIEKAVKTAVEQLKAISKPIEGKDSIAQVASISADDNEVGQLIAEAMERVGNDGVITIEESKGFTTELDVVEGMQFDRGYASPYMVTDSDKMEAILENPYILITDKKITNIQEILPVLEQVVQQGKPLLLIAEDVEGEALATLVVNKLRGTFNAVAVKAPGFGDRRKAMLEDIAILTGGEVITEDLGLDLKSANISQLGRAAKVVVTKENTTIVEGAGATDKIGARVNQIRVQLEETTSEFDREKLQERLAKLAGGVAVIKVGAATETELKERKLRIEDALNATRAAVEEGIVSGGGTALVNVYNKVAEIEATGDEATGVNIVLRAMEEPVRQISHNAGLEGSVVVERLKKEEVGIGFNAATGEWVNMIDTGIVDPTKVTRSALQNAASVAAMFLTTEAVIADKPEENAAAMPDMGGMGGMGGMGGMM; encoded by the coding sequence ATGGCAAAAGATATTTTATTCAGCGAAGAAGCTCGCCGTGCGATGCTTCGTGGAGTAGATTCTCTTGCAAATGCGGTAAAAGTAACTCTTGGACCTAAAGGACGCAACGTGGTTCTTGAGAAGAAATTCGGTTCTCCACTTATTACAAACGACGGAGTAACAATTGCAAAAGAAATCGAATTAGAAGATGCATTTGAAAATATGGGTGCAAAGCTTGTTGCAGAAGTAGCAAGCAAAACAAACGATGTTGCTGGTGACGGAACAACAACTGCAACTGTACTTGCACAAGCAATGATCCGTGAAGGCTTGAAAAACGTAACAGCTGGCGCAAATCCTATGGGAGTTCGCAAAGGAATTGAAAAAGCAGTAAAAACTGCTGTTGAACAATTAAAAGCCATTTCTAAGCCAATTGAAGGAAAAGATTCAATTGCACAAGTTGCTTCTATTTCAGCTGACGACAACGAAGTTGGTCAATTAATCGCAGAAGCAATGGAACGCGTTGGTAACGACGGAGTAATTACAATCGAAGAGTCAAAAGGCTTTACAACTGAGCTTGACGTTGTAGAAGGTATGCAATTTGACCGCGGTTATGCTTCTCCATATATGGTGACTGATTCTGATAAGATGGAAGCGATCCTTGAAAATCCATATATTTTAATTACAGATAAGAAAATTACAAATATCCAAGAAATTTTACCAGTATTAGAGCAAGTTGTTCAACAAGGCAAGCCTTTATTACTTATCGCTGAAGACGTAGAAGGTGAAGCGCTTGCAACATTAGTTGTTAATAAACTTCGCGGTACTTTCAATGCAGTAGCTGTTAAAGCTCCTGGGTTCGGTGATCGTCGTAAAGCGATGCTTGAAGACATTGCTATTCTAACAGGCGGAGAAGTGATCACTGAAGATCTTGGATTAGACTTAAAATCAGCTAATATTTCACAACTAGGCCGTGCTGCAAAAGTTGTTGTAACGAAAGAAAATACAACAATCGTTGAAGGCGCTGGTGCAACTGACAAAATTGGTGCTCGTGTAAACCAAATTCGTGTTCAATTAGAAGAAACTACTTCTGAATTTGACCGTGAAAAATTACAAGAGCGTCTTGCAAAATTAGCAGGCGGAGTTGCTGTAATTAAAGTTGGTGCGGCAACTGAAACAGAATTAAAAGAGCGCAAGCTTCGCATTGAAGATGCTTTAAACGCAACTCGTGCAGCTGTTGAAGAAGGAATTGTCTCTGGCGGTGGTACAGCTCTAGTAAATGTTTACAACAAAGTAGCAGAAATCGAAGCAACTGGCGATGAAGCAACTGGTGTAAACATCGTTCTACGTGCTATGGAAGAGCCAGTACGTCAAATCTCTCACAACGCTGGTCTTGAAGGATCTGTTGTTGTTGAGCGTTTAAAGAAAGAAGAAGTTGGAATCGGCTTCAACGCAGCAACTGGCGAATGGGTAAACATGATCGACACTGGAATTGTTGACCCAACTAAAGTTACTCGTTCTGCACTTCAAAACGCAGCTTCTGTAGCAGCAATGTTCTTAACAACTGAAGCAGTAATTGCTGACAAACCAGAAGAAAATGCAGCTGCAATGCCTGATATGGGCGGTATGGGCGGCATGGGTGGAATGGGCGGCATGATGTAA
- the moaC gene encoding cyclic pyranopterin monophosphate synthase MoaC gives MTGFTHFNEAGRAKMVDVSKKPETFRTAVARSSITVNREIYDNITLNKVKKGDVLAVAQVAAIMASKKTWDMIPMCHPISLTGVDVSFEWKQKEQQFTLIITTFVKTKGSTGVEMEALTAASVCALTVYDMCKAVDKGMVIGPTYLVEKTGGKNGDFIRKEIID, from the coding sequence ATGACAGGATTCACTCATTTTAATGAGGCAGGAAGAGCAAAGATGGTTGACGTAAGCAAAAAGCCAGAAACCTTTCGAACTGCGGTCGCACGATCAAGTATTACAGTGAATCGGGAAATATATGATAATATCACATTAAATAAGGTAAAAAAGGGGGATGTATTAGCTGTTGCTCAAGTTGCAGCAATAATGGCGAGCAAAAAGACATGGGATATGATTCCGATGTGCCATCCGATTTCACTGACAGGTGTAGATGTTTCGTTTGAATGGAAACAAAAAGAACAACAATTTACATTAATTATTACAACTTTTGTTAAAACGAAAGGGAGTACGGGAGTAGAAATGGAAGCGTTAACAGCCGCTTCAGTCTGCGCTTTAACTGTCTATGACATGTGTAAAGCTGTGGATAAAGGAATGGTTATTGGTCCAACTTATCTTGTTGAAAAAACAGGAGGAAAAAATGGGGATTTTATCAGAAAGGAAATAATAGACTAA
- the rimI gene encoding ribosomal protein S18-alanine N-acetyltransferase, translated as MSEMNFRYMTVDDIDKVLQIEQASFTLPWNREAFYHEMVHNQFAVYVLLEVDKHVVGYCGCWIIVDEAHITNVALLPEYRGKKLGEALMRQVMLIALQKGAKTMTLEVRVSNETAQNLYRKLGFQNGGVRKSYYTDNREDALVMWVNL; from the coding sequence ATGAGTGAAATGAACTTTAGATATATGACTGTAGATGATATTGATAAGGTTTTGCAAATTGAACAGGCTTCTTTTACTTTACCATGGAATCGTGAAGCCTTTTACCATGAAATGGTCCATAATCAATTTGCTGTTTATGTATTACTAGAAGTAGACAAGCATGTTGTCGGGTATTGCGGTTGTTGGATCATTGTAGATGAAGCTCATATTACGAATGTAGCTTTATTACCTGAATATAGAGGGAAAAAGTTAGGAGAAGCGTTAATGAGACAAGTCATGTTAATCGCTCTTCAGAAGGGGGCAAAAACAATGACTTTGGAAGTAAGAGTATCAAATGAGACTGCACAAAATTTGTATAGGAAACTTGGTTTTCAAAACGGTGGAGTTCGAAAAAGCTATTATACAGATAATCGAGAAGATGCACTAGTCATGTGGGTGAATTTATGA
- the tsaD gene encoding tRNA (adenosine(37)-N6)-threonylcarbamoyltransferase complex transferase subunit TsaD yields the protein MKKELYIMGVETSCDETAVAIIKNGRHIVSNIVASQIESHKRFGGVVPEIASRHHVEQVTIVFEEAMREAGISYADLDAIAVTAGPGLVGALLIGVNAAKAIAFAHEIPLVGVHHIAGHIYANRFVKEMEFPLLALVVSGGHTELIFMKEHGYFEVIGETRDDAAGEAYDKVARTLNLPYPGGPHIDKLAHEGTPTIKLPRAWLEQGSYDFSFSGLKSAVINTLHNAEQRGEKINPKDLAASFQESVIDVLVGKTVAAAKEYNVKQVLLAGGVAANKGLRAALTEAFSELSEVELIIPPLSLCTDNAAMIAAAGTVLFEKGQRANFALNANPGLDITIHN from the coding sequence ATGAAAAAAGAGCTATATATTATGGGTGTTGAAACGAGCTGCGATGAAACAGCAGTAGCAATTATTAAAAATGGGCGGCACATTGTTTCAAATATAGTTGCCTCACAAATTGAAAGCCATAAACGCTTTGGAGGGGTTGTTCCAGAAATCGCGTCTCGGCATCATGTTGAACAAGTGACGATTGTTTTTGAGGAAGCGATGAGAGAGGCAGGAATTTCTTATGCCGATTTAGATGCTATTGCGGTAACAGCAGGTCCTGGTTTAGTTGGAGCGTTATTAATTGGTGTGAATGCAGCAAAGGCGATTGCATTTGCTCACGAAATTCCCCTTGTTGGTGTCCATCATATAGCTGGGCATATTTATGCGAATCGTTTCGTAAAAGAAATGGAATTTCCTTTACTAGCACTTGTCGTATCTGGCGGTCATACGGAGCTTATTTTTATGAAAGAGCATGGATATTTTGAAGTCATTGGTGAGACGAGGGATGATGCGGCAGGTGAAGCATATGATAAAGTTGCGAGAACGTTGAACCTTCCATATCCTGGCGGTCCGCATATCGATAAGCTTGCTCATGAAGGGACACCGACGATTAAATTACCGCGAGCTTGGCTTGAACAAGGTTCATACGATTTCAGTTTCAGTGGATTAAAATCTGCTGTTATTAACACGCTTCATAACGCAGAACAGCGTGGAGAAAAAATAAACCCGAAAGATCTTGCAGCAAGCTTTCAAGAAAGTGTGATTGATGTCCTTGTCGGAAAAACTGTTGCTGCCGCTAAGGAGTACAATGTAAAACAAGTATTGTTAGCCGGTGGGGTTGCCGCTAATAAAGGACTTCGTGCCGCATTAACTGAAGCGTTTTCCGAGCTGTCAGAAGTTGAATTAATTATTCCACCGTTATCACTTTGTACAGATAATGCAGCTATGATTGCAGCTGCGGGAACCGTTTTATTTGAAAAAGGTCAACGGGCAAATTTTGCTCTCAATGCAAATCCAGGTTTGGATATAACGATTCACAATTAA